In a single window of the Apteryx mantelli isolate bAptMan1 chromosome 11, bAptMan1.hap1, whole genome shotgun sequence genome:
- the LOC136993116 gene encoding olfactory receptor 14A16-like — MSNSSSLNEFLLRAFADALELQLLHFSLFLGIYLAALMGNGLIITAIACDHRLHTPMYFFLLNLSVLDLGTVSTTVPKSMANSLMDTRAISYSGCAAQVFSFLFLISAEYYLLTVMAYDRYVAICRPLHYGTLMGNRACVKMAAAAWASGFLHALMHTANTFSIPLCQGNTVDQFFCEVPQILKLSCSDSYLREIGLLVVSGCLSFGCFIFIVVSYVQIFTAVLRIPSQQGRHKAFSMCLPHLAVVCLFVTTGLFAYLRPTSISSPALNLVVAVLYAVVPPAMNPLIYSMRNKELKEALKK, encoded by the coding sequence atgtccaacagcagctccctcaacgagtttctCCTCCGGGCATTTGCGGACGcgctggagctgcagctcttgcacttctcactcttcctgggcatctacctggctgccctcatgggcaatggcctcatcatcacagccatagcctgcgaccaccgcctccacacccccatgtactttttcctcctcaacctctctgtgctggaccttggcactgtctccaccactgtccccaaatccatggccaattccctgatggacaccagggccatttcctactcaggatgtgctgcccaggtcttttccttccttttcttaatttcagcagagtattatctcctcacagtcatggcctatgaccgctacgttgccatctgcagacccctgcactatgggaccctcatgggcaacagagcttgtgtcaaaatggcagcagctgcctgggccagtggttttctccatgctctcatgcatactgctaacacattttcaataccactctgccaaggcaacacagtggaccagttcttctgtgaagttccccagatcctcaagctctcctgctcagactcctacctcagggaaattgggcttcttgtggttagtggctgtttaagctttgggtgtttcattttcattgtggtgtcctacgtgcagatcttcactgctgtgctgaggatcccctctcagcagggacgacacaaagccttttccatgtgcctccctcacctggctgtggtctgccTCTTTGTGACCACTGGCCTGTTTGCATACCTGAGGcccacctccatctcctccccagctctgaatctggtggtggccgttctgtacgcggtggtgcctccagcaatgaatcctctcatctacagcatgaggaacaaggaactcaaggaggcactgaagaaa